One Brassica napus cultivar Da-Ae chromosome C4, Da-Ae, whole genome shotgun sequence genomic region harbors:
- the LOC125585809 gene encoding uncharacterized protein LOC125585809, producing the protein MCALGFDQRWISWVMKCVSSVTYSVLINDQPHGMITPQRGLRQGDPLSPFLFVLCTEGLVHLMSRAEREGRIMGMKFGVHGPSINHLLFADDSLFSCKANEVESLELLSILNHYGKATGQVINHAKSSIIFGKIVKKEAKIKVKECLGIKKEGGEAKYLGLPEVLKGSKVKHFSYIKERLCKKISGWHARTLYQGGKEVLIKAVASALPMAAMSVFKLPKTLIASLHSAMANFWWFSEEHKRKIHWLSWDKLCLPKEQGEWGSETLSALIRTQTVVCLEKHHLWQEPLKARPPLRRRRLFNVNLKVADVINHQTGRWDERIMEEIFVPGDIAILRRNQPVSLEKDSWNRHKELIGEQSACPSINPLKEDVWKLLTPSKIKGFIWKALSGAIAVFDRLQDRGLKSDLVCQTCGADGESVNHVLFQCTFARQYLWKNRNALLFEGALFPSDQICSKASEEADLWYVAQDMDGRCFGAHREPTFMEAAEWKALPRDVLKCNVGVVWGKKKKIAGAACVLRDARGDVLLHSRRSFAQIDSKDHAQYLGLV; encoded by the exons ATGTGTGCCTTGGGGTTTGATCAAAGATGGATTTCCTGGGTTATGAAGTGTGTTTCATCGGTGACGTATTCGGTTTTGATTAATGATCAACCTCATGGAATGATTACACCTCAAAGGGGACTCCGTCAAGGCGATCCTTTGTCCCCTTTCCTGTTTGTCTTATGTACGGAAGGCCTCGTTCATCTTATGTCCAGAGCAGAACGTGAGGGGCGTATTATGGGAATGAAGTTTGGTGTTCATGGACCTTCGATAAATCATCTGCTGTTTGCAGATGATTCTCTATTTTCGTGCAAGGCAAACGAGGTCGAAAGCTTGGAGTTATTGTCGATCCTAAACCATTATGGAAAGGCCACAGGACAGGTGATCAATCATGCCAAATCCTCTATCATTTTTGGGAAAATAGTAAAGAAGGAAGCCAAAATCAAGGTCAAAGAATGTTTGGGGATCAAAAAAGAGGGAGGAGAAGCAAAGTACTTAGGCCTGCCAGAAGTTTTAAAAGGTTCTAAAGTCAAGCATTTCTCATATATTAAAGAACGGCTGTGTAAGAAAATCTCTGGTTGGCATGCGAGAACCCTATACCAAGGAGGCAAAGAGGTATTGATTAAGGCTGTCGCCTCTGCTCTTCCTATGGCTGCTATGTCGGTTTTTAAACTTCCCAAAACCCTTATAGCAAGTCTTCATAGCGCCATGGCGAATTTCTGGTGGTTTTCAGAGGAGCATAAGAGAAAGATACACTGGTTGAGTTGGGATAAATTGTGTCTGCCTAAGGAGCAGGGGGAATGGGGTTCAGAGACCTTGAGTGCTTTAATCAG GACGCAGACCGTCGTATGCTTGGAGAAGCATCATCTTTGGCAGGAACCTCTTAAAGCAAG ACCCCCGTTAAGAAGACGGAGACTCTTTAATGTGAATCTAAAAGTGGCAGATGTGATTAACCATCAAACGGGAAGATGGGATGAAAGAATAATGGAAGAGATCTTTGTTCCTGGTGACATAGCGATCTTGAGAAGAAATCAACCTGTGTCCTTGGAGAAAGATTCTTGG AATCGTCACAAGGAATTGATTGGAGAGCAGTCTGCTTGCCCATCAATTAATCCTCTCAAGGAAGATGTTTGGAAACTTCTTACTCCATCTAAGATTAAAGGTTTTATATGGAAAGCTCTTTCAGGAGCAATTGCTGTTTTCGATCGTCTGCAGGATAGAGGCTTGAAATCTGATCTTGTTTGCCAAACGTGTGGAGCAGATGGAGAATCAGTGAACCATGTTTTGTTTCAGTGTACTTTTGCAAGACAG TATCTATGGAAAAACAGAAATGCTCTGCTGTTTGAAGGTGCTCTTTTCCCTAGTGATCAGATTTGTAGTAAAGCTTCTGAGGAAGCTGATTTATGGTATGTTGCACAGGATATGGATGGAAGATGCTTCGGGGCTCATAGGGAGCCTACTTTTATGGAAGCGGCTGAATGGAAAGCTCTCCCAAGAGATGTGTTAAAATGTAATGTTGGGGTGGTGTGggggaagaaaaagaaaattgctGGTGCTGCGTGTGTTTTGAGGGACGCAAGAGGAGATGTTCTCCTTCATAGTCGCCGATCTTTTGCTCAGATTGATTCAAAAGATCATGCTCAGTACCTAGGTTTGGTCTAG
- the BNAA05G11610D gene encoding uncharacterized protein BNAA05G11610D: protein MDFKGITWVGNVYQKFEAMCLELEEIIVQDTAKYVENQVQTVGNSLKKFCSDVVQDFNPDETVDSGKPSPVSMLHEYAPVCSFKKKRDCMNQQTRDVKQEQEGKKDVFDVKFRGVDADDYDICTSPRQYSYGSPYRRTQLGRKQVTRPYTVKDSSSISSMVHRARVKHDVGTVKSSDPPPGGVVARLISKDKCQKYDRSKGQHGLTVVDSVRSHESELRTEHDHGLTVVNPVRSHDHGLGVADSVRIQDSEIQPSVATSLPAGSDDCIKETDEDSMQTKTSSSSVSESEQKAEILQQLSGRSVEESCIIVDRDDLHCVFPDMKENDKHKPYKKIRDAISSRMKQNREKEYKRLARQWYAEDVENGREGGDSSKQIEEDQSPEESEWELL, encoded by the exons ATGGATTTTAAAGGTATAACATGGGTTGGTAATGTCTACCAGAAGTTTGAAGCAATGTGCTTAGAGCTCGAAGAGATCATCGTCCAG GACACGGCTAAATACGTTGAGAACCAAGTTCAGACGGTTGGAAACTCTCTCAAGAAGTTCTGTTCCGATGTGGTTCAAGATTTCAACCCCGATGAGACTGTGGATTCGGGAAAACCCTCACCCGTTTCCATGTTACATGAATACGCTCCTGTTTGTTccttcaaaaagaaaagagattgCATGAACCAACAAACCAGAGATGTGAAGCAAGAACAAGAAGGGAAGAAGGATGTATTTGACGTGAAGTTCCGTGGTGTTGATGCAGATGATTACGATATCTGTACTTCTCCTAGGCAGTACAGTTACGGAAGTCCGTACAGAAGAACACAGCTCGGTCGCAAACAAGTCACTAGGCCTTACACAGTGAAAGACTCGAGCAGTATATCGTCAATGGTTCATAGAGCTCGTGTCAAACATGATGTTGGGACTGTTAAGTCAAGTGATCCTCCTCCAGGTGGAGTAGTAGCAAGACTCATTTCTAAAGACAAGTGTCAGAAATATGATAGAAGCAAAGGTCAACACGGTCTAACAGTGGTTGATTCTGTCAGAAGCCATGAGTCAGAGCTTAGAACCGAACATGACCACGGTCTTACGGTGGTTAATCCTGTTAGAAGTCATGACCACGGTCTTGGGGTGGCTGATTCTGTTAGGATCCAAGATTCAGAGATTCAACCATCTGTTGCCACAAGCTTACCTGCAGGATCTGATG ATTGCATAAAGGAAACCGATGAGGATTCAATGCAAACTAAAACTAGTTCGAGTTCTGTCTCAGAGTCAGAGCAGAAAGCAGAGATTCTTCAACAGCTTAGTGGAAGATCAGTTGAAGAAAGCTGTATCATTGTGGATAGAGACGATTTGCATTGTGTTTTCCCTGACATGAAGGAGAATGACAAACACAAACCTTACAAG AAGATCAGGGACGCAATTTCTTCAAGAATGAAGCAAAATAGAGAGAAAGAATACAAGCGACTTGCCCGTCAGTGGTACGCAGAAGATGTTGAAAATGGTAGAGAAGGTGGCGACAGTTCGAAACAGATCGAGGAAGATCAATCACCAGAAGAATCTGAATGGGAGCTCCTGTAA
- the LOC106435845 gene encoding uncharacterized protein LOC106435845 → MSSSSSDENDEIEERLDDIIEDFIDEIYDDIVEAEPIPQRTRSYTERHREGGQHQLSNDYFNNDHSIYSIQTFRRRFRMNKRLFIRIVDGLEQFFPFFQQRKDATGRWGLTALQKCTAAIRLLAYGNSADTVDEYLRLGESTALSCLHHFTDGIIQLFGDEYLRRPTAEDLQRLLDMGEKRGFPGMVGSIDCMHWE, encoded by the coding sequence ATGTCGTCATCTTCGTCTGATGAAAATGATGAAATCGAGGAGAGATTGGATGATATTATCGAAGATTTCATTGACGAAATTTACGACGATATAGTGGAGGCCGAACCCATACCGCAAAGGACCCGTAGTTATACTGAACGACACCGCGAAGGAGGACAGCACCAGCTAAGCAATGACTACTTCAACAACGACCATTCGATATATTCGATACAAACTTTCAGACGCCGATTCCGCATGAATAAGAGATTATTCATACGTATTGTCGATGGCCTTGAACAATTCTTTCCATTCTTTCAGCAAAGAAAAGATGCAACGGGTAGGTGGGGTCTTACTGCACTACAAAAATGTACGGCAGCAATTCGTCTACTTGCTTATGGAAATTCGGCTGACACggttgacgaatatctccgacttggtgagagCACTGCACTTTCTTGTTTACATCATTTCACTGATGGGATAATACAGTTATTCGGAGATGAGTATCTGCGACGACCCACAGcagaggatcttcaacgactactcgatatGGGAGAGAAACGAGGGTTTCCTGGGATGGTCGGGAGCATTGACTGTATGCACTGGGAGTGA
- the LOC125585361 gene encoding CLAVATA3/ESR (CLE)-related protein 5-like, whose product MANLILKKTLIILLIIFASPIFSTHARILHDDRVANMGTMDSHALLRELGFDLSKFKGHNERRFLVNSDRVSPGGPDPQHHH is encoded by the coding sequence ATGGCGAATTTAATTCTTAAGAAAACTCTTATCATACTCTTAATCATATTTGCATCACCAATCTTTAGTACTCACGCTCGAATCCTCCATGATGATCGAGTTGCAAACATGGGCACTATGGATAGTCATGCTCTGCTACGGGAGCTCGGGTTTGATCTCTCCAAGTTCAAAGGTCATAACGAGAGGAGATTTCTAGTGAATTCGGACAGGGTTTCACCGGGAGGACCTGACCCGCAACATCATCACTGA
- the LOC106453616 gene encoding uncharacterized protein At4g02000-like, whose amino-acid sequence MSALIYNMPRKWQKEGKVRGVALSKKRFQFIFDHEHDLVDVLEKRVHTFNDWALAIDRWVEKPPVDFLQFIPIWVQIRNMPLNYYTKEAITALGDLTGEVKVVVFDPERPQVRDYVRVQIRFDVSRPLRKSKVVNLQEGGSSIVYFNYERIQKRCYECQRLNHEKDVCPLLVKQRKEVALDRRQRRLGELSFSEPIIGKDDPLYGILREDQVDACKAT is encoded by the coding sequence ATGTCGGccttaatatataacatgcctAGGAAATGGCAGAAGGAAGGAAAAGTGAGGGGTGTGGCGCTATCTAAGAAACGCTTTCAGTTCATCTTCGATCATGAGCATGATTTGGTGGATGTACTGGAGAAAAGAGTGCACACTTTCAATGATTGGGCGCTTGCGATTGATCGATGGGTTGAGAAGCCTCCCGTTGATTTTCTCCAGTTTATTCCTATTTGGGTACAAATTCGAAATATGCCGTTAAATTACTATACGAAGGAAGCGATTACGGCTTTGGGGGATTTAACTGGTGAAGTGAAGGTGGTGGTTTTTGATCCGGAGAGGCCTCAAGTAAGGGATTATGTTCGTGTTCAAATTAGATTTGATGTGTCGAGACCTTTGAGGAAATCTAAAGTGGTGAATCTCCAGGAAGGAGGATCTTCGATTGTTTACTTCAATTACGAAAGGATACAGAAACGGTGCTATGAGTGTCAAAGACTTAATCATGAGAAAGATGTTTGCCCGCTTCTGGTAAAACAGAGGAAAGAAGTGGCTTTGGACAGAAGACAGAGGAGACTTGGTGAATTGAGCTTCTCGGAACCTATAATTGGAAAGGATGATCCTTTGTATGGGATTCTAAGAGAAGATCAGGTGGATGCTTGCAAAGCCACATGA
- the LOC125585360 gene encoding mitogen-activated protein kinase kinase kinase 20-like: MTMIKLGVFVVLLVFFLAGVVTLSQGFIETNHTEKAKVWRFSDIPSMKFVKFLGKGSYGSVHLYRHTTHDGSTSFIAAKSSSDRRTIQREFRVLSQLKGSPRIVRVFSSSLHEGLDRIGNRVYEIPMEYASAGTLSSFIRVNKQLNDSTVKDFTRMILQGLVSIHSHGYVHCDLKPGNLLLFPVYDQQTSTNHTYELKIADFGLTLKEGEEESDNWKYHSPYVGTPVYMSPESVRDGTVGKALDLWSLGCIVLEMYTGKRPWSEVSFYDLEDFLGEDKKVPEIPDTVPSDARQFLDKCFAVKPEDRGTASELLLHPFLVGDDKKIADDTTAPTKRWRRMGIMKPPAKLEDSVIKTKALKVKMISFKKSLKLKIPPPRPPSSTFVPVH; this comes from the coding sequence ATGACTATGATCAAACTAGGTGTTTTCGTTGTCTTACTCGTTTTCTTTCTCGCGGGAGTTGTTACACTTTCTCAAGGGTTTATAGAGACCAATCACACAGAGAAAGCAAAAGTGTGGCGTTTCAGTGACATACCATCCATGAAGTTCGTCAAGTTTCTAGGCAAAGGTTCATACGGCTCCGTCCACCTCTACCGTCACACAACACACGATGGCTCAACCTCCTTCATCGCCGCGAAGAGCTCCTCGGACCGTCGGACTATCCAAAGAGAGTTTCGAGTACTCTCCCAGCTCAAAGGATCTCCTAGGATCGTGCGAGTGTTTAGCAGCTCTCTTCACGAAGGACTCGACAGAATCGGAAACAGAGTCTACGAGATACCTATGGAATACGCTTCTGCAGGTACTCTTTCAAGTTTCATCCGCGTTAACAAACAGTTGAATGATTCGACCGTCAAAGATTTTACTAGGATGATACTTCAAGGTCTGGTCTCGATTCATAGTCACGGTTATGTTCACTGCGATCTTAAACCGGGCAATCTCCTTCTCTTTCCGGTTTATGATCAGCAAACATCGACTAATCACACTTATGAACTGAAGATTGCGGATTTTGGATTGACGTTGAAGGAAGGAGAGGAAGAATCTGATAATTGGAAGTACCATTCTCCCTATGTGGGAACTCCTGTCTACATGTCTCCCGAGTCTGTCAGAGATGGTACTGTCGGGAAAGCCCTAGATTTATGGTCCTTGGGTTGCATTGTTCTCGAGATGTACACTGGTAAGCGTCCGTggtcagaggttagtttttaTGATCTTGAAGATTTTTTAGGGGAGGACAAAAAGGTACCTGAGATTCCAGACACTGTGCCGTCTGATGCAAGGCAGTTTCTGGACAAGTGTTTTGCAGTGAAACCTGAAGATAGAGGAACCGCTTCTGAGTTGTTGTTGCATCCGTTTCTGGTCGGAGATGATAAGAAGATTGCTGATGACACCACAGCACCGACGAAGAGATGGAGGAGGATGGGAATCATGAAACCTCCGGCTAAATTGGAAGATAGTGTTATTAAAACCAAGGCATTGAAGGTGAAGATGATTTCATTCAAGAAATCCCTAAAGCTGAAGATTCCTCCTCCTAGACCTCCAAGTTCCACTTTTGTTCCCGTTCACTAG
- the LOC125585810 gene encoding uncharacterized protein LOC125585810, which translates to MRQKHSPEVLFLMETMQCRNVLVDLQVWLGYDQFGDVSFYASCVYGPSSVYSRGDLWERLTRLGVNGKDTWCVFGDFNDILHNGEKIGGVWRSDDSFDPFNQMIKACDLEEIQAHGDGFTWGGKRYDSWVHSRLDRCFGNKAWFRKFPCANQTFMDKRGSDHRPVLIHLIESQDSYRGSFKYDKRLLEVDGKISLSGLKRNANINSRDRIAQAQIALEREQSVLQPSTASIHYFKRELVKAQRDEEMFWWQRSKDKWLNGGDRNTSFFHNLVRSSRARNFIVKLINAEGVEMNLDLVKDVSALEVKEAVFSINPSKAPGPDGMSALFFQRFWDIIEDQFVKEVQLFFKHGILPREWNYTHLCLIPKIPNPQAVSDLRPISLCSVGYKTISKILVRRLQPWLKEIISPSQSAFVTKRLMTDNITIAHELVHSLGIDFNIASEQMVVKLDMSKAYDRVE; encoded by the exons ATGCGTCAAAAACATTCTCCAGAGGTGCTTTTTCTGATGGAGACAATGCAGTGTAGAAATGTTTTGGTAGATTTGCAAGTTTGGCTCGGGTATGATCAG TTTGGGGATGTTTCCTTTTATGCTTCGTGTGTATATGGGCCGTCTAGTGTGTATAGCAGAGGAGATTTATGGGAAAGACTTACCAGGTTGGGTGTAAATGGGAAAGATACTTGGTGTGTCTTTGGGGATTTCAATGATATTCTGCACAATGGAGAAAAGATTGGAGGTGTTTGGAGATCTGATGACTCTTTTGATCCTTTTAATCAAATGATAAAGGCATGTGATTTGGAGGAGATTCAGGCGCATGGAGATGGTTTCACTTGGGGTGGCAAGAGATATGATTCTTGGGTTCATTCAAGACTTGATCGATGTTTTGGGAATAAAGCCTGGTTCAGGAAATTTCCTTGTGCTAATCAGACTTTCATGGATAAAAGAGGGTCTGATCATCGGCCAGTGCTCATTCACCTTATCGAATCTCAAGATTCTTACAGAGGAAgctttaaatatgataaaagacTTTTGGAGGTTGATGGG AAGATATCCCTTAGTGGATTGAAGCGCAATGCAAACATCAATTCAAGGGATAGGATAGCTCAGGCTCAGATTGCCTTAGAACGGGAACAATCTGTGCTTCAACCTTCCACAGCTTCTATTCATTATTTTAAGAGGGAATTGGTTAAAGCGCAGAGAGATGAAGAAATGTTTTGGTGGCAGAGGAGTAAAGATAAGTGGCTAAATGGAGGGGACAGAAATACTTCGTTCTTCCATAATTTGGTTAGATCTTCTAGAGCAAGAAACTTCATTGTCAAATTGATCAATGCTGAAGGGGTAGAG ATGAATTTGGATCTCGTTAAGGATGTATCTGCTTTGGAAGTTAAGGAGGCTGTCTTTTCAATCAATCCATCGAAAGCTCCAGGGCCTGATGGTATGTCTGCACTTTTCTTCCAGAGGTTTTGGGACATTATTGAAGATCAGTTTGTTAAAGAGGTTCAATTGTTCTTTAAGCATGGCATTCTCCCAAGAGAATGGAACTATACCCACCTTTGCTTGATCCCAAAGATACCTAATCCTCAGGCGGTATCTGATTTAAGACCAATAAGTCTTTGTTCGGTGGGGTATAAGACGATATCGAAGATACTGGTCAGACGACTGCAACCGTGGCTTAAGGAGATCATTTCTCCGTCTCAATCAGCTTTTGTCACGAAGAGACTTATGACTGATAACATTACGATTGCGCATGAACTGGTTCACTCTTTGGGGATTGATTTTAATATAGCTTCAGAGCAGATGGTTGTAAAGTTAGATATGTCAAAAGCTTATGATCGTGTGGAGTAG